The DNA region GTGATGCCGAAAGGCGTTTGAAACTATCCTCCTGTTAGTTGAAGTAAAGGAAGGAAATGGCTTTCACATGCAGTGATGCCGAAAGGCGTTTGAAACGAGTACAACTCGCGGGGTCTAGTTTGTCCTCGCTCTTTCACATGCAGTGATGCCGAAAGGCGTTTGAAACATAACAAGGTCGAAGTAGTGCTGATCATGGGAAAACTTTCACATGCAGTGATGCCGAAAGGCGTTTGAAACCAAGGCCTCAAGGGCATCATAAATGCCAGCTCGAATCGACTTTCACATGCAGTGATGCCGAAAGGCGTTTGAAACTCGATGAACTCGGCGCATCGCTCGAGAGCATGACCTCCTTTCACATGCAGTGATGCCGAAAGGCGTTTGAAACGAAGGGAGCGCAGTTCATTGTTACGGCGGCGCATTCTTTCACATGCAGTGATGCCGAAAGGCGTTTGAAACAATGGGGCATGTAGGACCAGAAAACCTGCCAGCTCCTTTCACATGCAGTGATGCCGAAAGGCGTTTGAAACATGTGGTGGAGTTGCCATGTCCACCCACTTTTTACTTTCACATGCAGTGATGCCGAAAGGCGTTTGAAACCGCGCGACCGGCTCGAATTCCACCTGTCTGCTCAGCCCTTTCACATGCAGTGATGCCGAAAGGCGTTTGAAACTTCCGTCTCCAGGGCCGTAGCTCCGATCGAAGCCTGCCTTTCACATGCAGTGATGCCGAAAGGCGTTTGAAACAATCATCGCCACACCTCGTACTCGACCGTCACAACTCTTTCACATGCAGTGATGCCGAAAGGCGTTTGAAACCCTCCGGGCACTCCGGAACCCGGATACGCAGCAATGCCCGACTTTCACATGCAGTGATGCCGAAAGGCGTGGGAAGTTATCCCCTCTCCCGAAGCTTCGGGAGAGGGGAAAAAGGGGTGAGGGCCAACCCCTGATGCCGCAAGGCACGAGAAACTTTCAGGCGAGCAGTCGAAATAGCGAATGGCGAATGGTGAAAGGCACATCAGCAACGCTTTGGGACAGCGGCGTGTCACTTCCGAGAGATGGCGAATGGTAAATGGCGAATGGTGAAAGGCACATCAGCAACGCTTTGGGACAGCGGCGTGTCACTTCCGAGAGATGGCGAATGGCGAATGGGGGAAGCAGCGAGTGGCGGGTGGGGAGTGGGCAGTTGCGCTACCGGTTGACGGGGAAAGAGATTATGATGGAACGGGTGTGTTTTGAATGGCGAGTTTTGCGAGGTGAGGGGTTCGCTCGGCGGGCAGCGTGCGTGGGCAGGGGGCGAGCCGATCGAGGGAGTTCAGGAAGGACGGGGTTATGGGGTATTGGTGGCTGGGGAGTCTGGCGGGTGCGGTGTTGTTGTGGCTGGCGTATTTCCCGTGGGGCATAGGTTGGCTGGGTTTTGTGGGGTGGGTGCCCTGGTTGGTTTTGGCGGTGGGTCGGGGGAGCGGGTGGCAGCGGTACGGGGCCTGTTATGTGGGGGGTGTGGTGTTTAGTGGTTTGGCGACGCAGTGGGTGCGGGTGGCGCATCCGCTGATGTATTGGGCGTGGTTGGGTTTTGCGGTGGTGTTGCCGGTGTTTTGGGTGGGGGTGTTGGCGGGGGTACGGGGTTTGTGGCGTCGGGGCGTGCCGCTGGCTGTGGGTTTGCCCGTGGTCCTGGTGGTGTGGGATTACATCCGGATGCATTTTCCGACAGGGTTTCCGTTTTTGGAGGCGTTGGGTTTGCGGCAGCGGATTGGCTTTGGGTGGTATTTTTTGGGGTACACGCAGCAGGATTTTCTGGGGTTTATTCAGGTGGCGGATGTGGGGGGGATTTATGCGGTGACGGCGTTGGTGGCGGCGGTGAATGGGTTGGCGGCGGACTGGGTGTATCGTGGGGGTTGGTGGCGGCGGCAGGGGCTGGTGGAGGCGGGGGGGCCGTCGGTTCGCTGTCTGAGGTATGTCAGTGCGGGGGTAGTGGCGGCGGTGGCGGGGAACCTGGTCTACGGCTACTACCGTCTGGGGGAGGCGGAATGGGAAGCCGGTCCGCGGGTGGCGGCGTTGCAAGGGGTGATCCCGCAGGAGGAGAAGAACGAGCGGGGGGAAACGCTGGTGCGGAGTTACCGGCGGCTGCACGAGGCGGCGTTGCTTCAGGAGGCGAGGCCGGAATTGATCCTCTGGCCGGAGACGTGTTGTCCGGTGGACTATTGCGAGGTGGCGGCGGGGGAGCAGCCGAGCGCGGACTTTGCCCTCTATGCTCAGCGAAGCCGGGAGGTGTTGCGGCGGTTCGATCCGGGGGTGCCGACGTTGCTGGGCCTCAACGCCCTGGTGTGGGAAGGGGGCCGGGAGTGGAAGTACAACTCGGCGTTGTTGCTGAGGCCGGGAGCGGAGCGCTTCGGACCGCGCTATGACAAGATGCACCTGGTGCCGTTCGGGGAATACATACCGTTCGGGGAATCGCTGCCGTTTCTGCGCCGTTTCAGTCCGTATCCGTACGAGTACTCCTGCCGGGCGGGGGAGCAGTGGACGCGGTTCCGCTTTACGGACCGCCAGGGGCGGAGCTGGTCCTTCGGCTGCCTGATCTGCTACGAGGACACCGACCCGGACCTGGCGCGGCAGTACGTGGCGGAGGAACCGGTCGATTTCCTGGTGAACATTTCCAACGATGGATGGTTCCGTTGTACGGA from Thermogemmata fonticola includes:
- the lnt gene encoding apolipoprotein N-acyltransferase, producing MGYWWLGSLAGAVLLWLAYFPWGIGWLGFVGWVPWLVLAVGRGSGWQRYGACYVGGVVFSGLATQWVRVAHPLMYWAWLGFAVVLPVFWVGVLAGVRGLWRRGVPLAVGLPVVLVVWDYIRMHFPTGFPFLEALGLRQRIGFGWYFLGYTQQDFLGFIQVADVGGIYAVTALVAAVNGLAADWVYRGGWWRRQGLVEAGGPSVRCLRYVSAGVVAAVAGNLVYGYYRLGEAEWEAGPRVAALQGVIPQEEKNERGETLVRSYRRLHEAALLQEARPELILWPETCCPVDYCEVAAGEQPSADFALYAQRSREVLRRFDPGVPTLLGLNALVWEGGREWKYNSALLLRPGAERFGPRYDKMHLVPFGEYIPFGESLPFLRRFSPYPYEYSCRAGEQWTRFRFTDRQGRSWSFGCLICYEDTDPDLARQYVAEEPVDFLVNISNDGWFRCTEEHEEHLAICRFRAIECRRSVVRAVNMGISAVIDPQGRVIALPAAQWEQSKGVEAIVSAVVPVDRRAALYPQVGDSLVAVLAGGWLAAVVVLRRRGEEADA